The DNA window agtttgattatttattcatCCGGCATTTCCCTGAATAGGCTGGACACAGTGGACACTGGACGGTGGACAGTGTGCAGTGTACAGTGGACACACCTCTCACGCTCCATTCCGCAATGcagcatttgccattttatttgcctttatttatttatttattgtttcgtGGGCATTCAGTTTTTTTCCCTTCGCTTATTTTCGCTTGGGCTTTACTTTTTCCAGCGAAATTTACACAATTCCAATTAatggcatttaattatttatccGGCATTTTACACATCGCATTTCCCCGCTTCTCCCCCCGAAAGGCGGCAGCGTCTCGTCTCACCAGCTGtgaattttgcatttttatggcatgATGCAAATTTCAGCTCGGCTctgaatttaaaattcaaattgttttgctttcgtGCCGAGGGCAGGCGGTTGCGGTGGGTGGCAATgggtggcggtgggtggtgaTGGGTGGGTAATTATGGGTGGTGGGGTTATGGAGCTGTGGGCACTCAGacttaacaaattaatttccatttgtgGGTTCGGTTGCGTGTGAGTGGTGGCAACCGCATTACATCAAATGAAGTTACTTGagatatattattaaaaaactaaattacCAAATCAATCGAAACCAATACTTAAATGAAGTATCGCCTTCAATGAATGCGCATCGTGAATCACTCGACAAATGCTAAGCACACTGACACCAACTTTCGTGCCCCAATCTCCGCGAGCACCAATGCTCCACCGAGCACTATCATCAATGAGCGAAACCAGGGCGATGTctcaaatttataaatacattttcgcattcagaaataaaatcgaaagacaaataaataaaagagaaaaagggagaaaaaatAAGAGGCGACAGCGAAATAAAACGAAAGAAGCGAAATAATCGCGGAAAGctattaaaatttaatcagAAACACAAGCGACCCTGCGGTCAAAATTCCCACAACATTCGCCGCCTTTACGAGCGCCGTCTGCTCCCCCGTGTGATCCCAACGACCCCAGCCCCCGAACCCCTCCCCAACCCGCTGGTGAGGATGAAGATAATGCCCTCTTGCGAGGGGGCAGTAGAAGGGAGCAGGGGGATGCTCTATGGAGCATatatacgcatatatatgCGAGTGGAGGctgcgacgacgacgacgacgacgacccCACTGATTAATCGTTCGCACAGTGGAGAGCCTTACAGTCCCGGGTCAATCTGCATGGCGCCAACATCATCATGATCATCGTTATGGCCACCACCATCATACCCATCCTCATCtacattcccattcccatccacATCCCCGTTCCCAATGGATGGCGTGgccatatttttgtttattttgattcgTGCGACGCGAAAAACTGCTCTCGTAAATTTGTTTCGCCTcttgtatttcattttctttttttttttcgtattttgttGCCAAtgtttggttttgcttttgcatttccacttccacttccttTCTACGCAGCTACCACccaaaagcatttttattgaattccATTATTTATGCCAGAGCGAACAATATTGAAATTTTcaccaaatattttgcaaagcTCTGGCATGCACATACGTATTTGCCAGCATCCATAAACATTTCTATTTGCATATTCAAACATTTCATGGCGAACATACGAATATTTTGTAGGGCCAAACTGATGAAGAGCCTCTGGGTTGAGTTGCTTGTCCACAGGACTTTAGTTTAACCATTTGGTTGAAAGCTTATGAGGCATAACTGTTTCGCTGTTAACTCGCAAAGTGTGAAAACTAAGCAGAGTTTAGATGATTTTCCAAGCTGCATTTAGCTGTCATGCATCTCAAGTTACAAACAACACTTCTTCAATCCCTTAACTCGACTTCCATTGCCAGTCAATTCAAGGCGATATATTAattggatatggatatgggtGCCCGCTGGCGACACCGGATGAATCCGCTCCATATGCATGTATGCGAATGAGAAAGTCatgtatttgcattgcaaaCTCACCTGGTGGACATGCCACTGCTGCATGAGGTCCTCGTAGCAGGGCATACAGGCCTGGATCATGCCGCGTGGATCCTTGGGACGCGAACGTGCCGGACGCGGATGCTGCTCGTTGAAGAGGGGGAAGTAGGGCACAGAGGGTCCGGGTCTGCCCGTTTCGCGGGGCTTCACTGTGCTCAGCTCGATGAGGCTACCACGGCGCTGCTCATCGCCGCACACGTAGCACACCTCGGTGATGGAGTTCTTGTCCGGCATGGACAGGTCCAGGATGCCCACCTCCGCTGGCGGTTGACTTGGCTGCGCGACGGATGCAGTGCTGCCAGCATGCCGCGGTGCTGGCGGAGCACTGGAATTGGACGAGTTGCGCAGATCCAGCACGGTGGCATTGTCATCTTCCAGCGTCGATGGAGCACGTGCGCCCAGTGGACCGCTGCCAGGTGAAGGCAAGGCACCATAGGGATTGCCCTTGTAGTGGGCCGACTCCACTGCTCCGCCGGCAGCGTtcacctgctgctgcagcaagtGATAGGCAGCcgtctgctgctgcagctgctggtaCTGGGCGGGATGATAGGGCGCCTGTCCTTGGTAGCCAGTGGGCGGTGCCGGGCTCAGCTTGAACTTCTGCTGCGCATAGCCGGCGGATTTCATGGCCGGCGGTTCGCTGGGCGGTCGCGATATGGGCGAGGCCACGGGCATGTCCCGCGATTGCGGCCTGCTCAGGTATCTGTTGTGGTTGCTCGACGGCGTTGAATTCCTGGGATAGAACTCCCCGCCACccacaccaacaccaccagcaccaccaacgCCACCGCCACCGGCAGCACTGGGATTTGGCGAGGGTGAGGCATTCCTGGAGGTACTGTGTTGGTGGTGtgactgctgctgcggcgagTAGTGGCGTGCCAGGGCGTAGGGATCTCCATGCCCCTCCACCAGGCCATTCTGGGTGAGATGCTCGGCACTCAGACCGAGCACCTGAGCGGCATACTCGCTCTGTGTGGCCACATCGGCACCTATGTAGCCCTTGCCGTCCACCCGCTTCATGTGGTAGATGCGCTGCAGCAGTGGCTTCTTCTGCCGCTCATAGGCATCCCACTGCTCGTTCAACGAGCGAAAGCAGAGCATGCAGGCCCACACGTACTCCTGGCCCGGTGCCACACCAGCCACGCCATTCGGCGGCTCATGGCGCTCCAGAAATGGGAAATACGACTCCGAAGGACGCTCGGCATTGTGGCGAATCCTCAGGGGCTGCGGCTCAAAGCTGCCATGTCCGCCGCACACAAAACATATGGTCATGGCCACATGATGGTTATCGGGCGGGGCCGAGGCTCTGCCCGTCGACTTGGCGCCTTGGACTTGGTAATGCTGAGCGGGATGCGGCTGATAGCCAAAGTGGTACTGCTCGCCCGGCGTCCGGCTGCTCCGATGGGCGGCTGCTCCGGGCGAGGGCATCAGCTCCATGGGCGGATAGGGCTGCTTGGTGGCTTGGAGTGTACCAGGCGCCGAGGCCGGAGAGCTTGGATTCGGCGTGGTTGCTGGCTCGGATTGCTGGCTGCCACCGCGAAGTTCATTTTTGATGTACGCCTTCGCCTTTTCCATAGTATAAGCAGCTGCAATAGAGAGATgggtattatttattatgagAACTTTAATGAATatctttaatattaaatacattgAATTACTAGTTGGAAGAGGTTGATTCTGGTGCCAACCTGCCTCCAGTTGGTGATTGAAAATTCGCCGCTCGTTAAGCGAGCGATTGCCGTTGGTGATAGCCCAGTGGAGCAGAGGTCTCGCGATAACCCGCATCACACTGCGATCATGATCTCTGAGCTCTGTGGGCATCGATGTGGGAAGTGTAtacttctgcttctgcttcgATGTGGTAGGAAGGGAGGAGTGTGGAAAAGTGTGTGTGATTTGCATGTTAAAGTGATGCGACGATTTGTCGGACGTTGCTTCTTGTTTGCGAGTCGCagtgatttcattttttgatttcatttgattcGATTCGATCTCTCTCtcgcatttgttttcattaatgtGTATGTAAATTTCAGACATGTGACGCAAGTCGGCCACTCGAAAGATCAGCAGAGTATACAGAGTATACGGCCTCCTGATAACGAGCGGAACGGAAAGAAAAATCGCTGGGTTTGCTCCCCCCGCCATGCGATTTAGCAACTTTTTTGCACTTCAGAGTTCCAGATATATCCGGTCGAATGCCTGGCTAAATATATCGGCTATTTGTTTATGCCACGGACCAGATTCGAATGGTGCTAATTCGCTTTATCAAGTACATACTATACCAACAGTATACCCCAGTATAGTATACTCTAGTATAGATTCGCTAAACAATTTTGTGCTGCCCTCGTTTAGCGATTCCCATCATCATGTTGATGGCAGATGGCAACAACAGTTGAGCAAAGTGCGCTATTTTGCAAGTGgattgttttttaattcaacatTATGCAATCATAATATTTACTCCACTAATTAaatgctttattatttatttacgaaaATGCGTGCGCTTTGCCAGCAGCAGTAATTTCGAGTGACCATAATAAAGTTGCATATAATGTAAACAGCGGCATGCAAAACGGAAGTTTTTCCTTTCacattgcaattatttttaatttatttatgcgcattatattgattttttttcgaCTCGCCTGCATTTGCAGCATtgttttttcctattttttttttttgtttcgctaGTGGGAAAATGCAGTTTGGAGCGCtgatattttgtatttttcccccatttttcTGGTGCCAGCTTTTAAGAGTTGTTAGctgggtttttgtttgttttccagTGTGAGGGCTGTACAGTGGCGGTTAAGATAATAGTAGTAAGCAGTACTAAATAagttgaatattaaaaaaaggtTCCAATTTACACATGTTAAATGTGTTGTTTTGGGAATAATCATGCTTGGTATTTAAATTCTGTGAAActtattatacattttattattagaaACCTTCTCCTATTAAGCTGACCGCAAACGTCTCAGTGTGTTTTTCCCTAGTTTTTCCCAGTGCCTGCACTTGAAcattgttgcttttgttgccgcCCCTGTTTTTCCACCCCGTGCAgttgtttttaaaagtttttgtttctcCTCCCAGCAGCCCAACAGCCCATCAGCCCAGAGgaacatttttatggccccCATGTCCTTGCCTTTGTGTTTTTGAGGGCGTGGCACAGCCCGAGAACAAGTGAAATAGAAAAGCCccgttttttttctttaaagtttttccCCCAAATGCGGAAAATGCTCAGCTTTAACCATTGAACTCCCGCTTATCGTCGATGTTCTTGGCTGTATTTTCTCGTTCTCCCCTTTTTGTGCAGTTGTGCTATAGTTCTATAGTTATAGTTATATGTTAGCTGTGGCGGAAGTTGCatacaataacaataacaaaacgCGTGCAGGAACATTGGAAAAGTTTTGGGAGGTGGTGGGGTGGGTTTGGGTTGCTCATGGAAAACGAAAAAGTTGCGTTGTTCGGAAAAGTTTTTAGCGTAGTTGGGAAATTCTTTTCGTTCGCTCTGCTCTCGATTATGTGTCGAGTTCTTTTTTGCGAGTTTCTGCTGTAGAGCTGGCAAAAGTGAGTTAAGGTGCTTAAGTTTTGCCGTCTTTATTGTTCGTCGCTTTTTATCTATTCTTTGCTAGTCTGTGCCAGTTTTCCTTCATTTCCcaaactgggaaaactgaGCGCCGCGGGAAGCGCACTGCATTAAAGGGGCAAAAATAGGCAACAAAATTAGTAAAGAAATAACGGagtgaaatatgaaatatgaaattgCAGCGAGCCAAGCAGCAAGCAAGCTGTGCATATTGCAACGGTTGCTCATAACTCACGTTTTCCACAACTTTTGGCTTTGACGCAATTGAAGTTGCCagggaaattgaattttatttaaaatttgcaTTGGCCAAACAAGATGGAAAACGGATGGAAAACACAGCGCtaacaaaagcagcaacataAATCCTGTCCGAGatgcagaaacaaaaaatagcactgcaaaatgacagaaaatgGAATTTATTAAATAGCATTCCGCGCAATAAACTCTTGCTGCACCAAAAACACCGAACACTGCCACAaaaatccacacacacacacacacacacacacacacacacacgatcgcataatcaaataaaacaacttGGACATGCAATTTTATGGCAGGACGTCTGGTTCCTTTGGGGCACCCCGCTCCCTTCCCTTTTTCCCTCTTCCCACTAGTTCAGCGTAAACAGACGCAAAAACAATGGGGAATGAGAATAAAAGGGAGCTTTGGGGGTATCGAAGTTAGGAATACCCTATTGGAGTTGCATCTATCATCTGTGCGTTGTGAGTTCTGAAGAACATTCTATGCAGATCGAAACAAAGAGTGTATCAATTCATTTGAAGTGTTTCCAAGTATGCCCTTCTACAAACTACAGAATCCTAATCGATGTTATAAGTCCAACTGCAAGGGTATCCAAAAAGGGGATTATAGCCAGAGGGGAAACAGCAAAAAGACCGCTCAACATTTTTTCCATTAAGGGcgcccccccaaaaaaaaaaaaaaaaccggacagctaaaaggggaaaagggaTTTGCGGATGTTTCAGGTTTTGGGACCTGCTGCATTCTGCACTCAAATGAAACCAAGTGGAGCCGAATAAAAAGGTTAAATTAATAACCGTAGTCGCTCTTTAAAGTTCAAACCAAATGCGACCAACAAAGAAGCAATCTGTATGTACAATATGTGGCTGTGCgaaatgcatattaaattattgCATAAATCATCGCTTTTATTTCGAGTTTTGTTGTATGTTTGTTTGTCATCATGAggtttgtttttgcttttgtttgctgcAAAAGGCGAGCGCCTCATTAAATTACCATTTTAATGATTATTTCATCAGTtggacaaataaaataatattttgtgcGCTGCAGCCAATCAGTTGATAATGATATTTTAGCATTTGGCTTTAAAACCGTATAGGGATATCgagtttatatatttttgtggcatgtatgaatttaatttctcatttaattttctttctcCTGGGCTTTAAGTAGTTTTCCTAGACTCTATTAGGAATTTCCCTTTCAAAACATGACTACTATCTAGCCCCAGTTTGTATCGCATTTTCATCCATAAAAAACTTGTTACTTTCGTCACTTAAAAAGCGTTAATATCTGTGAGATTTGCATTTAAGGTAGAGCATTTGAAATTCCCCGTTCGCCATTTTCATCCGATATTTGTGATGGAAAGCAAAGGCAGCGAATGAAACCAAATTGTCTGCGCtgaattgatttaaattaattgaattttgaagCGAACCGGTAACTGGTAATCGGTAACTGATAACCGGTTTCAACCGATTGAAGGCGAACTCGAACCGTTCAATTGAGCAAACGGTTATTCGAATGTTTTTCAACTAACTGATGTCAGTTAAAATGGCCTGATTGTTCCGATACTGACCTGTGCTCCGGGTGCTTCGGCCTATTCCAGTTGACTCCGATTAATCCAACTCATGTGCTCGTTTTTCCCGTTGAATTATTGGGCGGAAGTTGGGGGATTTGAGGGGAATTAAAGCCGATTTGGGCGGATCGAAGGGATTTAACTTCGGTACAAACACATTTGGTTACAGGCACTTTTCTAGACTTTTCTACACTTTTCTTGATTTTCCTTGGCGTTTCTCGCTGTTTCTTTTTGGCTATCACTCGTCTTATTCTAAATTTCTTCACTTGCTTTTGAAGCTATTAAGAGCACTGGTggattttcaaattttgaaCTGAGCAATTCTGGCATTATTCATGGTTTTCCATGTTCAGCTAATTAAGATAGTGTTTTGAATTTATGTTTTCGCTCAACCTAAACAATCtaaaaagaatttattttatttttattaatttgatgTATTATGATAAATCACATCTTTATGTTTCGaacttataaatatgtttatattcattaattgacacttttttttaatatttaaatgcgtGTAACTGCGATATGTATGTgcttaatttgaaattttaaggGGTATCATTTGATGCGGATCACTCTcgttttctgccagtgcattCCGATCGcattgtaaacatttttacggcaacaagaacaacaaactGCGTTTCATTGCCACAGTGGTGGTCTCTGCGgcgacgtcggcagcgacgTTGACGTCGGCTGCGAAAGGCGACACCATTTCACCGGCGACTATTTGCAGCTAGTGCGAGCGAGACGGTCGACGGCGATCgcacaatcacacacacacacacgcataggctgcaactgttgcagcagcaagagcaacaacaacaacaagacgGCTTAATAGCGAGTATTTTGTACGATTTTTTTGCGACCTTGGAACCGTTAGCTTTCGAAGCTGAACTCTTGGACTGTTAAGTTGGCTGCCGTTTTAACACCTTAATAGCGCTTATCcaattgtttgccttttgcttttgttgcttgttgctgcagtcgctgccgctgccgctgtcgCTGCCACTGTCGCTGCACTGCCTCTGCCGGCGTCAGCTGCTCGCCTgctacatgtgtgtgtgtgtgtccgtgtgttCGTGAGCGTTTCCGTTTGTTTTGTGTTGTGCCTTTTAATTTGgcgtgtttttattttagcgCCCACCGTGCAATTGCAATATTTACGGATTAATCGCGGGCCGTTGAGCTGCGAGTGTGCGGTTTTAAAGCGATTTTTAGCGCGGAGTTGGATCGGCGGAGACGACGGAACAGCGATATATAATTGCAGCAGTGGCAAGAAGAAGAGCCGACCAGCAGTGGCGGCCAGTGTGTGCACACCGCGGCGCAGAATTGCCACCTGGCCCGGCGGCGTTGCCACATCGCTGCATTTCAACGGGTGATTGTCGGCGgtggaagaagaagagcgCAGCATCAGCTGTTGCTCATTGGCGGCTCAAATTGAGTTACGTGCTAACGCGTTTGTGGCGGCAGTGGGCGCGcaattcaaaaatgtaaatttcctattaaaaTAAAGTTGGATTTTAGGATTTACTAGTGATTCCGATTAAACAAACAGTAGACGTTAGCTTCACACCTCAACCCAAAATCCACTGTAGCAGCAATAATTAAGTCTGAATCATGAACTCAATAGTGATTTTTATTCTTCCGCTTTTTTTGGgtaagtaatttatttatttaagcagGAAACTATTAACTCATTTTCATCACAGGCttgggattcggatttggGTCGCCTTTTTCCAACGAGCTTACTTCGAAAATGGCAGCGCCAAATAGAACGTTGAATATCAAAACCGAAGAATTCCAGCTGCAGATCATAAAAAGTCCTTTGGTTCGGCAGAAGTTTCCGAAAAACTTAATCCGTCTCATAAGAAATGTGGACACGGATAACCGGGGAAAGAACGAGTCCCAGCACTCCACACAAAGTCCAGAAATGGGCTACTTGAAGCTGATTGTGTTTCTCATCGAGCACATTTGCAGATTGATTGGACTCATTGCATAAAGTTCATAGGGATTTCACACACAAATTTTTCAGCTGTGAGGAATTTTAAGGCGCTCAGAAATAAGAAAATGAAAGGAGCAGTTGATGAAGTGGTGATGATTTCAAATGAGAGGAACTTGatgagtttttttttgtgggtcaAGAACATTTATTTCGAATTCAGTTTTCATTTAACGAAAGCGGAAATGAAGTATTAAAACTGATAAATCCAGAGAAAAAGTTCAACTGAAGACAAGAGGAAAAGAAGATTTGCtttccaaataaaaaacaacagaTAAGAAGTTACATTTAAGGTTTTTTCATTGGTTtcttttatatgtatatatatatatgtgtatatatatatatgtatgtatagtatatatagtataacATTGTTAACATCTATTATTGACTATGTAATATCCGCTGCAGAGATACTTTTcgtgtttcatttttgttttctgtttgttttgcaggTACTTAGTACTACTTTGCTCCTTGGGTTTGCGATTATTGTACGCTTGTCCTATATACACACGCTaatattgtacatatattattatgcTATA is part of the Drosophila yakuba strain Tai18E2 chromosome 2R, Prin_Dyak_Tai18E2_2.1, whole genome shotgun sequence genome and encodes:
- the LOC6531279 gene encoding uncharacterized protein LOC6531279; translated protein: MNSIVIFILPLFLGLGFGFGSPFSNELTSKMAAPNRTLNIKTEEFQLQIIKSPLVRQKFPKNLIRLIRNVDTDNRGKNESQHSTQSPEMGYLKLIVFLIEHICRLIGLIA